One window of Neptuniibacter halophilus genomic DNA carries:
- a CDS encoding sensor domain-containing diguanylate cyclase produces the protein MSKSDPQATIASLKAEITTLEAKLKRAETAERNFRDALQMSPVALCQHDTDLRYTWLYNGHLGFSEDQVIGKTDWDILAPDLADRLGVIKHRVLRTGKGERCEIATDPGAEDCRYFDLAVEPVRDPQSGLIIGLACSGVDVTEDRQRRERYRNDQENLQFIFSASPLPITVTDIATGQHLFFNNAADQLFSINSRHKQGYESGLFDLCRFPGEIRTSLEEGRLVEAHRFEFIKQGKVLHLSLNAKQIFYNNQAAILATFTDLTQQIEQHNRLEAARKKAELLAHTDMLTQLDNRRSLFIRCEQALGLMNRASDHLTAIVIDIDFFKKINDTWGHATGDKAIARVGRLLRTSLRQTDIAARYGGEEFALILPDTTLAQGVILAEKLRCEIAALKIEAGEQEISISASLGVAEYHPGMNEVGELLNAADMALYQAKSEGRNRVIPAPGTVI, from the coding sequence ATGAGTAAATCGGATCCGCAGGCCACCATCGCTTCACTCAAAGCTGAGATCACAACGCTGGAAGCGAAGCTTAAGCGCGCCGAAACTGCCGAGCGCAACTTCAGGGATGCCCTGCAGATGAGTCCTGTGGCCCTCTGCCAGCACGATACCGATCTGCGCTACACCTGGCTTTACAATGGCCATCTGGGCTTCAGTGAAGATCAGGTCATCGGCAAAACCGACTGGGATATTCTCGCCCCCGATCTTGCAGACCGTCTCGGTGTCATAAAACACCGGGTGTTGCGTACCGGAAAGGGTGAGCGCTGCGAAATTGCCACAGATCCGGGCGCGGAAGACTGTCGCTACTTTGATCTGGCCGTCGAACCTGTCCGCGACCCTCAAAGCGGCCTGATCATTGGTCTGGCCTGCAGTGGTGTTGATGTTACCGAAGACCGGCAGCGTCGCGAGCGCTATCGTAACGATCAGGAAAACCTGCAGTTTATCTTTTCAGCCTCCCCTTTGCCGATCACCGTTACCGATATTGCGACCGGTCAGCATCTGTTTTTTAACAATGCGGCTGACCAGTTGTTTTCAATCAATTCGCGCCATAAACAGGGTTACGAAAGTGGCTTGTTTGACCTCTGCCGCTTTCCGGGCGAGATCCGCACCAGTCTCGAAGAGGGTCGTCTGGTCGAAGCACACCGGTTCGAATTTATAAAACAGGGAAAAGTGCTGCACCTGTCACTCAACGCCAAACAGATCTTCTACAATAATCAGGCCGCCATTCTCGCGACCTTTACCGACCTCACACAACAGATTGAACAGCACAACCGACTGGAAGCAGCACGTAAAAAAGCCGAGTTACTGGCCCATACCGATATGCTGACCCAACTGGACAACCGGCGCTCTCTGTTTATCCGCTGTGAGCAGGCACTGGGCCTGATGAACCGGGCCTCTGATCACCTGACGGCCATTGTCATTGATATCGATTTCTTCAAAAAAATTAACGACACCTGGGGACATGCAACGGGAGATAAGGCGATCGCCCGGGTTGGACGCCTGCTACGCACCTCCCTGCGCCAGACCGATATCGCAGCCCGCTATGGTGGGGAGGAGTTTGCCCTGATTCTGCCTGACACCACGCTGGCTCAGGGAGTTATTCTGGCAGAAAAGCTGCGCTGTGAGATTGCAGCCCTCAAGATTGAAGCCGGAGAACAGGAGATCAGCATCAGTGCCAGCCTTGGTGTGGCCGAGTATCACCCCGGCATGAATGAAGTGGGTGAACTACTGAACGCGGCAGATATGGCGCTGTATCAGGCCAAGAGTGAGGGCCGGAACCGGGTGATACCCGCCCCCGGCACCGTTATCTGA